From a single Pseudomonas sp. A34-9 genomic region:
- a CDS encoding ShlB/FhaC/HecB family hemolysin secretion/activation protein: MPYPFRAVFRRRSTRCPLLSAFVLSVCASSIEAAESVAPGQEVLRQQQQQQRDLQQLQLEQRKRQLERGAFGSAPLTPAIAPTVTPDERCWPLSGARIGGVTLIDSDKLNARIKPLLAPCMGVGQINHLLATITASYVDKGYIASRPYLLSAPAAGQSLDIRVDEGYIESIELADQSLPASLGGAFPGMLGEPLNLRDLEQGLDQLNRLRSIDLTADIAPGSQPGASRIILRSRSATPSRWALNTGLDNLGSASTGRDRDSVSLSLDSPLQLNDLLSLSASDTLNQGDRYSRNASLYYAIPYGYWTYSVFASHAEYRAPFKLPSVTFHSTGITDQVSLRADRVLWRDQSRQLSANLQLAHKDVDSYLQDVRLGIQSPTLTVAEAGLNLFWLDRAVWNLDVNYAQGLRWFGADDDSQQPINNLPKAQFRKYRAGLSQWRNGQLGAQAWQWQSQLNLQYSPDPLPAIEQLLGTDDSAVRGYRVSSASGASGAIWRNTLRLPLRSEWPVQITPRVGLDHGWIKADHGAQGQRLSGASVGLNLGWKNLQVDVDYQRALNTPSGLQHEPPTWLMRVGVQI; encoded by the coding sequence GTGCCGTATCCGTTTCGCGCTGTTTTTCGTCGTCGTTCCACGCGTTGCCCGCTGTTGTCGGCCTTTGTGTTGAGTGTGTGTGCCTCCTCGATTGAAGCCGCCGAATCTGTCGCGCCGGGCCAGGAAGTGCTGCGCCAGCAACAACAGCAGCAGCGCGATCTGCAACAACTGCAACTTGAGCAGAGAAAACGCCAATTGGAGCGCGGCGCGTTCGGGTCAGCGCCGCTCACCCCGGCCATCGCGCCAACTGTCACCCCCGATGAGCGCTGCTGGCCGTTGAGCGGGGCGCGCATCGGCGGCGTCACCCTGATCGACAGCGACAAACTCAACGCACGGATCAAACCGCTGCTGGCGCCGTGCATGGGCGTCGGCCAGATCAATCATCTGCTCGCGACCATCACCGCGAGCTACGTCGACAAGGGCTACATCGCCAGCCGTCCGTATCTGCTCAGCGCACCGGCAGCGGGGCAGTCGCTGGATATCCGCGTTGACGAAGGCTATATCGAATCCATCGAACTGGCCGATCAGAGCCTGCCGGCTTCATTGGGCGGTGCTTTTCCGGGAATGCTCGGCGAGCCGCTGAACCTGCGCGATCTGGAGCAAGGACTCGATCAACTGAATCGCCTGCGCTCGATCGATCTCACTGCCGACATCGCCCCCGGCAGCCAGCCCGGCGCCTCGCGGATCATCCTGCGTTCGCGCAGTGCCACGCCGTCACGCTGGGCCTTGAATACTGGCCTCGACAACCTCGGCAGTGCCAGCACCGGACGTGATCGCGACAGCGTCAGCCTCAGTCTCGACAGCCCGTTGCAACTCAACGACTTGTTGAGCCTCAGCGCCAGCGACACCCTCAATCAGGGCGACCGCTACAGCCGCAACGCCAGCCTGTATTACGCGATTCCCTACGGTTACTGGACCTACAGCGTGTTCGCCAGCCATGCCGAATATCGCGCGCCATTCAAACTGCCGAGCGTGACCTTCCACAGCACCGGCATCACCGATCAGGTCAGTCTGCGCGCCGACCGTGTGCTGTGGCGCGATCAGAGCCGTCAACTCAGCGCCAACCTGCAACTGGCGCACAAGGATGTCGACAGCTATCTGCAAGACGTTCGCCTCGGCATTCAAAGCCCGACCCTGACTGTGGCTGAGGCCGGGCTCAATCTGTTCTGGCTCGACCGCGCGGTGTGGAACCTCGACGTCAATTACGCCCAGGGTTTGCGCTGGTTTGGCGCCGACGACGATTCACAACAGCCGATCAACAACTTGCCCAAGGCGCAGTTTCGCAAATACCGCGCCGGCCTCAGCCAGTGGCGCAACGGTCAGCTCGGCGCGCAGGCGTGGCAGTGGCAGAGCCAACTCAATTTGCAGTACAGCCCGGACCCGCTGCCGGCCATCGAACAGTTGCTCGGCACCGACGATTCGGCGGTGCGCGGCTACCGGGTCAGCAGTGCCTCCGGCGCCAGCGGCGCGATCTGGCGCAACACCTTGCGCTTGCCGCTGCGCAGTGAATGGCCGGTGCAGATCACCCCGCGTGTGGGCCTCGACCACGGCTGGATCAAGGCCGATCACGGTGCTCAGGGGCAACGCCTGAGCGGTGCCAGCGTCGGCCTGAATCTGGGCTGGAAGAACCTGCAAGTGGACGTCGATTATCAACGGGCGCTCAACACCCCGAGCGGTCTGCAGCACGAACCGCCAACCTGGCTGATGCGCGTCGGGGTGCAGATATGA
- a CDS encoding HlyD family secretion protein — MTSMPTLEPVVVKTRPPLFKRLLLIGAGLLALIFAGVYAVHWWGAGRFLEETDDAYIGGDVTVIGPKVAGYIDEVLVSDNQQVKAGDVLIRLDARDYRANLAKAEGAVAAEEALLANLDATEQLQQAVIGQARAGIDAAGAETARSRDDNARYKRLVTSNAVSVESAQRADATFKTAQALSARAQAELLAAQRQLAVIDTQKQQARAALQQARAERDLAQLNLGYTELRAPVDGVIGNRRARVGAYAQAGSQQLSVVPASGLWVDANFKEDQLARMKPGQRVSIRADVLSGQEFHGRLDSLAPATGSQFSVLPPENATGNFTKIVQRVPVRILLDPADGVLGHLRPGLSVTAEVDTRAQPENTAVAVEP; from the coding sequence ATGACCAGCATGCCCACCCTCGAACCCGTTGTGGTGAAGACCAGGCCGCCCCTGTTTAAACGCCTATTGCTTATTGGCGCCGGATTGCTCGCGCTGATCTTCGCCGGTGTGTACGCCGTGCATTGGTGGGGCGCCGGGCGTTTTCTCGAAGAAACCGACGATGCTTATATTGGTGGCGATGTCACGGTGATCGGGCCGAAAGTCGCCGGTTACATCGACGAAGTGCTGGTCAGCGACAATCAGCAGGTCAAGGCCGGCGATGTGCTGATCCGCCTCGACGCCCGCGACTATCGCGCCAACCTCGCCAAGGCCGAAGGCGCCGTTGCCGCCGAAGAAGCCCTGTTGGCCAACCTCGACGCCACCGAACAACTGCAACAGGCGGTGATCGGCCAGGCCCGCGCCGGCATCGATGCCGCCGGCGCGGAAACCGCACGCTCACGGGATGACAACGCGCGCTACAAACGTTTGGTGACCAGCAATGCCGTGTCGGTAGAAAGCGCACAGCGCGCTGACGCCACCTTCAAAACCGCGCAAGCCCTGAGCGCCCGCGCCCAGGCCGAACTGCTGGCCGCGCAACGCCAACTGGCGGTGATCGACACCCAGAAACAACAGGCACGCGCCGCCCTTCAGCAAGCGCGCGCCGAACGCGATCTGGCGCAACTGAACCTCGGCTACACCGAACTGCGCGCACCGGTCGATGGCGTGATCGGCAATCGCCGCGCACGGGTTGGCGCCTATGCTCAGGCCGGCTCACAACAGTTGTCAGTGGTGCCGGCCAGCGGCCTCTGGGTCGATGCCAATTTCAAGGAAGACCAACTGGCCCGGATGAAACCCGGACAACGCGTGAGCATTCGCGCCGACGTCCTTTCCGGACAGGAGTTCCACGGCCGTCTCGACAGCCTCGCCCCCGCCACGGGTTCGCAATTCAGTGTGCTGCCACCGGAAAACGCTACCGGCAACTTCACCAAAATCGTCCAGCGCGTACCGGTGCGTATCCTCCTCGACCCGGCTGATGGCGTGCTCGGTCATTTGCGTCCGGGCCTGTCGGTAACAGCTGAAGTCGATACCCGCGCACAACCCGAAAACACCGCCGTGGCCGTCGAGCCATGA
- a CDS encoding DHA2 family efflux MFS transporter permease subunit: MSTTLAAPAQPFNAADMATATKVFAFATMCIGMFIALLDIQIVSASLRDIGGGLSAGTDETAWVQTSYLIAEIIVIPLSGWLSRVFSTRWLFCASAVGFTLASLLCGVAWNIQSMIAFRALQGFLGGSMIPLVFTTAFFFFTGKQRVIAAATIGAVASLAPTLGPVIGGWITDISSWHWLFYINLVPGIFVAVAVPMLVKIDQPELSLLKGADYLSMVFLALFLGCLEYTLEEGPRWNWFSDQTILTTAWISGLAGLAFIGRTLHVANPIVDLRALKDRNFALGCFFSFVTGIGLFATIYLTPLFLGRVRGYSALDIGLAVFSTGVFQIMAIPLYAFLANRVDLRWIMMVGLGLFAVSMWEFSPITHDWGAGQLMLPQALRGIAQQLAVPPAVTLTLGGLAPARLKHASGLFNLMRNLGGAIGIAACATILNDRTNLHFTRLAEHLNSSNEAMNQWLSQVGGNLANLGQSGDVGVTASLRQLWLLTYREAQTQTYGDTFLMIGVCFVIATAMVPLMRKVQPPAAPSADGH; the protein is encoded by the coding sequence ATGAGCACTACCCTCGCCGCCCCGGCGCAGCCGTTCAACGCGGCGGACATGGCGACCGCGACCAAGGTGTTCGCCTTCGCGACCATGTGCATCGGCATGTTCATCGCGCTGCTGGATATCCAGATTGTCTCGGCGTCGCTGCGCGATATCGGCGGCGGGCTGTCTGCCGGCACCGACGAAACCGCGTGGGTGCAGACCAGTTACCTGATCGCCGAAATCATCGTGATTCCGCTGTCCGGTTGGCTGTCGCGAGTGTTCTCCACACGCTGGTTGTTCTGCGCTTCGGCGGTCGGCTTCACCCTCGCCAGCCTGCTCTGCGGCGTGGCCTGGAATATCCAGAGTATGATTGCCTTTCGGGCGCTGCAAGGTTTTCTCGGCGGCTCGATGATCCCGCTGGTGTTCACCACGGCGTTCTTTTTCTTCACCGGCAAACAACGGGTGATTGCTGCGGCGACCATCGGCGCGGTCGCCTCGTTGGCGCCGACATTGGGGCCGGTGATCGGTGGCTGGATCACGGATATTTCCTCGTGGCACTGGTTGTTCTACATCAACCTGGTGCCGGGGATTTTCGTTGCCGTGGCGGTGCCGATGCTGGTGAAAATCGACCAGCCGGAACTGTCGCTGCTCAAAGGCGCGGACTATCTGAGCATGGTGTTTCTTGCGCTGTTTCTCGGCTGCCTGGAATACACCCTCGAAGAAGGCCCGCGCTGGAACTGGTTCAGCGACCAGACCATTCTGACCACGGCGTGGATCAGTGGATTGGCAGGATTGGCCTTCATTGGCCGCACCCTGCACGTGGCCAATCCAATCGTCGATCTGCGCGCCTTGAAGGATCGCAATTTCGCCCTCGGCTGCTTCTTCTCGTTCGTCACCGGCATCGGCCTGTTCGCAACGATCTACCTGACGCCGCTGTTCCTCGGCCGGGTGCGCGGCTACAGCGCGCTGGACATTGGTCTGGCGGTTTTCTCCACCGGCGTGTTCCAGATCATGGCGATTCCGCTGTATGCCTTTCTGGCCAATCGCGTCGACCTGCGCTGGATCATGATGGTCGGTCTGGGCCTGTTTGCGGTGTCGATGTGGGAATTCAGCCCGATCACCCACGACTGGGGCGCGGGGCAATTGATGCTGCCGCAAGCGTTGCGCGGGATTGCCCAGCAATTGGCGGTGCCGCCAGCGGTGACGCTGACCTTGGGTGGGTTGGCACCGGCACGTTTGAAGCATGCCTCGGGGTTGTTCAATCTGATGCGCAATCTGGGTGGGGCAATTGGTATCGCGGCGTGCGCGACCATTCTCAATGACCGCACCAACCTGCACTTCACGCGGCTGGCCGAGCATCTGAACAGCAGCAATGAAGCGATGAATCAGTGGCTGTCGCAGGTCGGTGGCAACCTGGCGAATCTGGGCCAGAGCGGCGACGTCGGTGTCACCGCCAGCCTGCGCCAGTTGTGGCTGCTGACCTACCGCGAGGCACAAACCCAGACCTACGGCGATACCTTTCTGATGATCGGGGTGTGCTTCGTCATCGCCACCGCGATGGTGCCCTTGATGCGCAAGGTGCAACCACCGGCGGCGCCGAGTGCGGATGGGCATTGA
- a CDS encoding carboxymuconolactone decarboxylase family protein has translation MKPRTDFYTASPDALKAMIALETAVSKLPLEKTLIELVKLRASQINGCAFCIDMHTTDAIKGGETPRRLFAVTAWREAPFFSDRERAALLWTESLTQLSLTHAPDEDYDVVAAQFTPKEMVDLTVAISTINSWNRLAVGFRKTPQA, from the coding sequence ATGAAACCTCGTACCGATTTCTACACCGCATCCCCAGACGCACTGAAAGCGATGATCGCCCTGGAAACTGCGGTTTCGAAGCTGCCGCTGGAAAAGACCCTGATCGAACTGGTCAAGCTGCGCGCCTCGCAAATCAACGGCTGCGCATTCTGCATCGACATGCACACCACCGATGCGATCAAGGGCGGCGAAACCCCGCGCCGCTTGTTCGCGGTGACTGCATGGCGTGAAGCGCCGTTCTTCAGCGACCGCGAACGCGCCGCGCTGCTGTGGACTGAATCGCTGACCCAACTGAGCCTGACCCACGCTCCGGACGAAGATTACGACGTGGTCGCCGCTCAGTTCACACCGAAAGAAATGGTCGACCTGACCGTGGCGATCAGCACCATCAACAGCTGGAACCGTCTGGCCGTGGGCTTCCGTAAAACCCCACAGGCTTAA
- a CDS encoding GGDEF domain-containing protein — protein MPIPIHDPHQAPGGTLKRLPLRKAAVLFIVAVGLCLSGLLYLQLEQSRRQDLAVAKMASSNLTRAMAQQAEDTFLAADLVMTSLVDWIQDDGYGAAQRPRLQKTFARRVQQLDQLHGMFLFDTQGQWVITSFSDLPRGHGVADREYFKFHQQNASTLAHIGPAIRSRENGEWIIPISKRINDHAGNFQGVLLAGIKMSYFDRFFESFSLDDQGIMFLGLSDGTLLARRPFDENLIGTSLAQGRIYRTLLPEAAAGTAMINSVVDGVVRLYGYRRLSAYPLVVSAATSRDTILEGWYARAFQSSVIVALVILGVGLFGWVFIHQVRDGERIEKNLRKAQRTLEQIATHDSLTGLANRRLFERSLEIEFARGARQVSPVSLIMLDIDFFKRYNDAYGHVAGDHCLTQVAQVLRACCQRKSDLAVRYGGEEFAVLLPDTDINGALAIAGQIRRSVIEKHIIHSGSPTGHLTVSLGCYSFIPSGNDSLEVFIQRADAALYQAKNAGRNRAAVLSLDSGLAELMRSDR, from the coding sequence TTGCCTATCCCTATTCATGATCCGCATCAGGCCCCCGGAGGCACCCTTAAACGCCTGCCGCTGCGCAAGGCGGCGGTGCTGTTTATCGTTGCGGTGGGGCTGTGCCTGTCCGGTTTGCTGTACCTGCAACTGGAGCAGTCGCGTCGTCAGGATCTGGCGGTGGCGAAAATGGCCTCGAGCAACCTGACCCGGGCCATGGCGCAGCAGGCCGAGGACACCTTTCTGGCCGCCGATCTGGTGATGACCAGCCTGGTCGACTGGATTCAGGACGACGGTTACGGCGCAGCGCAAAGACCACGGCTGCAGAAGACCTTCGCCCGGCGCGTGCAGCAACTCGATCAGTTGCACGGCATGTTTCTCTTCGACACGCAGGGCCAGTGGGTGATTACGTCGTTCAGCGATTTACCCCGTGGCCATGGCGTGGCGGACCGCGAGTACTTCAAGTTTCACCAGCAGAACGCGTCGACGCTGGCGCACATCGGCCCGGCGATTCGCAGTCGCGAGAACGGCGAGTGGATCATCCCGATTTCCAAGCGCATCAATGATCACGCCGGCAATTTTCAAGGTGTGTTGCTGGCCGGGATCAAGATGTCGTACTTCGACCGCTTCTTCGAAAGCTTCAGTCTCGATGACCAAGGCATCATGTTTCTCGGCTTGAGCGACGGCACGTTGCTCGCCCGCCGGCCGTTTGATGAAAACCTGATCGGCACCTCGCTGGCGCAAGGGCGGATTTATCGCACGTTGCTGCCCGAAGCGGCGGCCGGCACGGCAATGATCAACTCGGTGGTCGATGGCGTGGTGCGTTTGTACGGTTATCGACGCTTGTCGGCGTATCCGTTGGTGGTGTCGGCGGCGACCTCGCGCGACACGATTCTTGAGGGCTGGTACGCACGGGCATTCCAGTCGAGTGTGATTGTCGCCTTGGTGATTCTCGGCGTTGGCCTGTTTGGCTGGGTGTTCATTCATCAGGTGCGCGATGGTGAACGGATCGAAAAAAACCTGCGCAAGGCCCAGCGTACGCTGGAGCAGATCGCCACTCACGACAGCCTGACCGGGTTGGCCAATCGACGTTTGTTCGAGCGTTCGCTGGAGATCGAATTTGCCCGTGGCGCGCGGCAGGTGAGCCCGGTCAGTCTGATCATGCTCGATATCGATTTCTTCAAGCGCTACAACGATGCCTATGGGCATGTGGCGGGGGATCATTGCCTGACCCAGGTCGCTCAGGTGCTGCGGGCCTGCTGTCAGCGCAAGTCTGATCTGGCGGTGCGTTATGGTGGCGAGGAGTTCGCGGTGCTGTTGCCGGACACTGACATCAACGGCGCACTGGCGATTGCCGGGCAGATTCGGCGCAGTGTGATCGAAAAACACATCATCCACAGCGGCTCTCCAACCGGGCATTTGACGGTGAGTCTGGGCTGTTATTCGTTTATCCCCAGTGGCAATGACAGCCTGGAAGTGTTTATCCAGCGCGCCGATGCGGCGTTGTATCAGGCGAAAAATGCCGGGCGCAATCGTGCGGCGGTGTTATCGCTGGACAGCGGTCTGGCCGAGTTGATGCGCTCCGATCGCTAA
- a CDS encoding ribonuclease T2, protein MKKLFTILTLIALTVGSIGLSSARQSQSSKAQAESVAGVFDYYLLTLSWSPTFCLTHKDDVQCSGKGYGFVLHGLWPQYAKGGWPESCPPLTTLNAAETSKGLTLFPTKKLLDHEWSKHGTCSGLGAMGYLDEADKAVAAVKIPDELQPFSSSYYFEAQEIADLFRKANPGIPADGIAVICSGPELSEVRVCMGKDLQFGACGKGVKTQCRAGDIRVPPSR, encoded by the coding sequence ATGAAAAAGCTGTTTACAATTTTGACGTTAATTGCGCTGACGGTCGGTAGCATCGGCTTAAGTTCGGCGCGGCAATCACAGTCAAGCAAGGCCCAGGCGGAATCGGTGGCGGGGGTGTTCGATTACTACCTGCTGACGCTGTCGTGGTCGCCGACCTTTTGCCTGACCCATAAAGATGATGTGCAGTGTTCCGGCAAGGGCTACGGCTTTGTGTTGCACGGCTTGTGGCCACAATACGCCAAGGGCGGCTGGCCGGAGTCCTGCCCGCCGCTGACCACGCTGAACGCGGCGGAGACCAGCAAAGGCCTGACACTGTTCCCGACCAAAAAACTGCTCGATCACGAATGGTCCAAACACGGCACCTGCAGCGGCCTCGGCGCGATGGGCTATCTGGATGAAGCGGACAAAGCCGTGGCGGCGGTGAAAATCCCGGACGAACTGCAACCGTTCAGCAGCTCCTACTACTTCGAAGCCCAGGAAATCGCCGACTTGTTCCGCAAGGCCAACCCGGGGATTCCTGCCGATGGCATCGCTGTCATTTGCAGCGGCCCGGAACTGTCGGAAGTGCGCGTGTGCATGGGTAAGGATCTGCAGTTCGGTGCGTGTGGCAAAGGCGTGAAAACCCAGTGCCGGGCGGGGGATATTCGCGTGCCGCCGTCGCGCTGA
- a CDS encoding transporter substrate-binding domain-containing protein codes for MTTLKSTMILCGLLTLAAGAHAEPSASHLDSIQQQGQLRVCTTGDYKPYTFKRTDGDFEGIDIAMARSLADSLGVKVEWVQTTWKNLMPDMQAGKCDIGMGGISVTLERQKKAYFSNTLDTDGKIPLVRCADVSKYQTVEQINQPDVRLVEPAGGTNEAFVHAFLPKAQLALHDNVTIFQQLLDNKADVMITDASEALYQQKLKPGLCAVNPHQYMQYGEKAYLLPRDDISWKLYVDQWLHLSKVTGKYQQTLSEWIAVPAAQ; via the coding sequence ATGACAACATTAAAAAGCACGATGATCCTTTGCGGCCTGCTGACCTTGGCCGCCGGAGCCCACGCCGAGCCAAGCGCTTCGCACCTCGACAGCATCCAGCAACAAGGCCAGTTGCGCGTGTGCACCACCGGCGACTACAAGCCCTACACGTTCAAACGCACCGACGGCGACTTCGAAGGCATCGACATCGCCATGGCCCGCTCGCTGGCCGACAGCCTCGGGGTCAAAGTCGAATGGGTGCAAACCACCTGGAAAAACCTGATGCCGGACATGCAGGCCGGCAAGTGCGACATCGGCATGGGCGGCATTTCGGTGACGCTCGAACGGCAGAAAAAAGCCTACTTCAGCAACACCCTCGACACCGACGGCAAGATCCCGCTGGTGCGCTGCGCCGATGTCAGCAAGTACCAGACAGTGGAACAGATCAACCAGCCCGACGTGCGTCTGGTCGAACCCGCCGGCGGCACCAACGAAGCCTTCGTCCACGCCTTCCTGCCCAAGGCGCAACTGGCCCTGCACGACAACGTGACGATCTTCCAGCAACTGCTCGACAACAAGGCCGACGTGATGATCACCGACGCCTCGGAAGCGCTGTATCAGCAGAAACTCAAACCGGGCTTGTGCGCGGTGAATCCGCATCAATACATGCAGTATGGCGAGAAGGCTTATTTGCTGCCGCGCGATGACATCAGCTGGAAACTGTATGTCGATCAGTGGCTGCACTTGAGCAAGGTGACCGGCAAGTATCAGCAAACCCTGAGCGAATGGATTGCCGTACCTGCCGCGCAGTAA
- the pseH gene encoding UDP-4-amino-4,6-dideoxy-N-acetyl-beta-L-altrosamine N-acetyltransferase codes for MQFLPITDASPAVQAHVRTLRNQPDVRKFMYTSHEISEQEHANWLVSLQGNPRQQVFVVIKDEQAVGVVSLNAINVLHKSADWAFYLDVGLQGKGLGSVVEFWMLDYAFGVAGLEKLNCEVLAMNAAVVKMHQKFGFEIEGVRRQNVVKDGVRVDVVLLGITSAEWLNKRPALVPVIERLSAS; via the coding sequence ATGCAATTCCTGCCCATTACCGACGCCAGCCCCGCCGTCCAGGCCCACGTCCGCACCCTGCGCAACCAGCCGGACGTGCGCAAATTCATGTACACCTCGCATGAAATCAGTGAGCAGGAACATGCCAACTGGCTGGTCTCTTTGCAGGGTAATCCGCGCCAGCAAGTGTTTGTGGTGATCAAGGATGAGCAAGCAGTCGGGGTTGTTTCCCTGAATGCAATCAACGTTTTGCACAAGAGCGCGGATTGGGCGTTTTATCTGGACGTCGGCTTGCAGGGTAAAGGCTTGGGCAGTGTGGTCGAGTTCTGGATGCTTGATTACGCGTTTGGCGTGGCGGGGCTGGAGAAGCTGAATTGCGAAGTGCTGGCGATGAACGCGGCGGTGGTGAAGATGCACCAGAAGTTCGGGTTCGAGATTGAAGGTGTTCGACGGCAGAACGTGGTGAAGGATGGGGTTCGGGTCGATGTGGTGTTGTTGGGGATTACCAGCGCCGAATGGCTCAACAAACGTCCGGCGCTGGTCCCCGTTATCGAGCGGCTCAGTGCTAGCTGA
- a CDS encoding EAL domain-containing protein — protein sequence MTEFPESFAPRGGCQGCKDKGVPDMDFAFAFQPIVDLRAQTIFAHEALVRGVKGEGALSVLEQVDDQNRYRFDQLCRVRAISTAAELGMTQYLSINFLPNAVYRPEMCIRSTLEAARAHGFPLERLIFEAVEGEHVESNKHLMNILREYREFGFKTAIDDFGAGYSGLNLLADFQPDLIKLDMALIRDIHRDRVRQTIVRNVVNMCTELGVEVIAEGIEDAEERDFLADCGIYLMQGYWFAKPAFKSLAQIPTSAWLKR from the coding sequence ATGACCGAATTTCCAGAATCATTCGCGCCTCGCGGAGGCTGCCAGGGCTGTAAGGACAAAGGCGTGCCGGACATGGATTTCGCCTTCGCTTTTCAGCCCATTGTGGATCTGCGTGCGCAAACGATTTTTGCCCATGAGGCCTTGGTTCGCGGCGTGAAGGGTGAGGGCGCCTTGTCAGTTCTGGAGCAGGTGGACGATCAAAACCGTTATCGATTTGATCAACTGTGTCGAGTGCGGGCGATTTCCACGGCGGCTGAGTTAGGGATGACGCAGTACCTGTCGATCAACTTTTTGCCGAATGCCGTTTACCGTCCGGAAATGTGCATTCGCAGCACGCTGGAAGCGGCGCGCGCTCACGGCTTCCCACTGGAGCGCCTGATCTTCGAGGCGGTGGAGGGCGAGCACGTTGAAAGCAACAAGCATTTGATGAATATCTTGCGTGAGTATCGTGAGTTTGGTTTCAAGACGGCGATTGACGACTTTGGCGCAGGCTATTCCGGTCTTAATTTATTGGCGGATTTTCAGCCGGATTTGATCAAGCTGGATATGGCGCTGATCCGCGATATTCACCGTGACCGAGTTCGCCAGACCATTGTGCGTAACGTTGTAAACATGTGTACCGAGTTGGGCGTGGAGGTGATCGCCGAGGGCATAGAAGATGCCGAGGAAAGAGATTTTCTCGCCGACTGCGGCATTTATCTGATGCAGGGTTACTGGTTTGCCAAACCCGCGTTCAAATCGCTGGCGCAGATCCCGACAAGTGCGTGGCTGAAGAGGTGA